In Arthrobacter burdickii, one DNA window encodes the following:
- a CDS encoding serine/threonine-protein kinase produces MDVLLADRYQTAELIGVGGAASVYRAVDRNLGRDVAVKIFNPTTSDDDDYRRQHTETMLLSTLNHPGLVTLHDAGIHEDGEGRTTGFLVMELVDGEDLRHLLKRGALPAEDVAQLGADLADALAYIHAEGVVHRDVKPANILMFHSGDNGTRLYPKLTDFGIARMVDATMATAVGATIGTANYLSPEQAKGDPLNERSDIYSLGLVLLECLTGEKAFPGPIVEAALARLLRDPDVPDSLGPDWSDLLRRMTARDPARRPHAHDVALQLRSYADEQFDAHPVAQDPTRVAGPATGTDETEIVTGGVFTGNVRIPEPPDRAPSIS; encoded by the coding sequence ATGGATGTGCTCCTTGCTGACCGGTACCAGACCGCCGAGCTCATCGGGGTCGGCGGTGCCGCATCGGTGTACCGTGCGGTGGACAGGAATCTCGGGCGCGATGTCGCCGTCAAGATCTTCAACCCCACGACGTCGGACGACGACGACTACCGGCGCCAGCACACCGAGACGATGCTGCTGTCCACCCTGAACCACCCCGGCCTGGTGACACTGCACGATGCGGGAATCCACGAGGACGGGGAAGGCCGGACCACCGGCTTCCTGGTGATGGAACTCGTGGACGGGGAGGATCTCCGGCACCTGCTGAAGCGCGGCGCACTTCCCGCGGAGGACGTCGCCCAGCTGGGGGCGGACCTGGCCGACGCCCTGGCCTACATCCACGCCGAAGGCGTCGTCCATCGCGACGTCAAGCCGGCCAACATCCTCATGTTCCACAGCGGGGACAACGGCACGCGCCTCTATCCGAAACTGACGGACTTCGGCATCGCCCGCATGGTGGATGCCACCATGGCGACGGCGGTCGGAGCGACGATCGGTACGGCGAACTACCTCAGCCCGGAGCAGGCCAAGGGCGATCCGCTGAATGAGCGCAGTGACATCTACTCACTCGGCCTCGTGCTCCTCGAGTGCCTGACCGGGGAGAAGGCCTTCCCCGGACCGATCGTCGAGGCGGCGCTGGCGCGACTGCTGCGCGATCCGGACGTACCCGACTCGCTCGGACCGGACTGGAGCGACCTCCTGAGGCGGATGACAGCCAGGGACCCGGCTCGCAGGCCCCATGCGCACGACGTCGCGCTACAGCTCCGGAGCTATGCGGACGAGCAGTTCGATGCCCACCCGGTGGCGCAGGACCCGACGAGGGTGGCCGGACCGGCCACCGGGACCGACGAGACCGAGATCGTGACCGGTGGCGTGTTCACGGGCAACGTGCGCATCCCCGAACCGCCGGATCGCGCTCCCAGCATCAGCTGA
- a CDS encoding AAA family ATPase has product MRLHQLEIQAFGPFADRQSVDFDALSTQGLFLLNGPTGAGKSSVLDAVCFALYGSVPGARQAAKRLRSDHAAESVAPEVVLEFSVAERRFRVVRSPAWDRPARRGSGTTTEQARTLLSERVGTEWVQKSARNDEAGLELQSLLGMDKEQFTKVVMLPQGEFAAFLRADAKPRRELLQRLFSTTRFEDLEKLFAEESQRAARGLAEQEAKQRHLFLRAVDEAGRHDLGTADTGVDPESSEDWATSLQALAAALTDRRDAAARESTELEERSALADEALVALRLRRSRAEALVEVRKQQQDHDGRADEIARMVELARRHDQAQGLAALLRLDDEGAATVDGARVRYEKALRRLQDNTASAEYLDAGLDSQDEVPRDALSSGCAASSSALGVLRAALPDEQRLLDVRAELGARAMDVAALDERIERAGETISVLQRQRIADAEGLVSLREAADGVVHLRADLAAAVAAEETVKQYRASEKRRAAADAAHAAASERFLALKEEWLAKLQLRLEQAAEELAEQLVDGQPCPVCGSAEHPAPMTSPGGDRITLEEEQAARRLQADAERALDEAREVRDRARLEVAELAARGGELAPEEAAASTRAARGRLEDAEAAHAECVAVEERLRRATEEEERTRAARDSLREERTAAESRRLSLLDQDRVLALRLSGLQAAAPSLAARIEEVQRAYDDFEAVRDALDALAQATARQEDNRRRVEDALLDTPFASADEARSALLPDDRHARIVQEVKDHEVRGHRLDAAWDDDRIREGLREEQDGIEPPSDEDERIAGAAADELRGRAQRACISAEVLGHSVAQLEGYALQLAQLEQEIAPVRDRARLAAAVADTARGGGENLYKMSLATYVLASRLEQVAAAATERLLQMSDGRYALVHSDATAGNKRSGLGLNVIDGWTGNRRDTSTLSGGESFMASLALALGLADVVQQEAGGLDIETLFVDEGFGSLDDQALEQVMDALESLRSGGRVVGLVSHVPELKQRVSAQLQVVKGRQGSSLRYVEQPASV; this is encoded by the coding sequence ATGAGACTCCACCAGCTCGAGATCCAGGCCTTCGGGCCGTTCGCCGACCGGCAGAGCGTCGACTTCGATGCGTTGTCGACCCAGGGCCTGTTCCTCCTGAACGGCCCCACCGGAGCCGGGAAGTCGAGCGTGCTCGACGCCGTGTGCTTCGCGCTCTACGGCTCGGTCCCGGGCGCACGCCAGGCAGCCAAGAGGCTCCGCAGCGACCACGCGGCCGAATCCGTGGCACCGGAGGTCGTCCTCGAGTTCTCCGTGGCGGAGCGCCGCTTCCGCGTCGTGCGGTCGCCCGCCTGGGACAGGCCCGCGCGGCGGGGGAGTGGCACCACCACCGAACAGGCACGCACCCTCCTGAGCGAACGGGTCGGGACCGAGTGGGTGCAGAAGTCCGCACGCAATGACGAGGCAGGCCTCGAACTGCAGTCCCTGCTCGGCATGGACAAGGAACAGTTCACCAAGGTGGTCATGCTGCCCCAGGGCGAGTTCGCCGCCTTCCTGCGGGCGGACGCGAAGCCGCGACGGGAACTCCTGCAGCGGCTGTTCTCCACGACGCGCTTCGAGGACCTCGAGAAACTGTTCGCCGAGGAGAGCCAGCGGGCGGCACGGGGCCTCGCGGAGCAGGAGGCGAAGCAGCGGCACCTCTTCCTGCGGGCGGTCGACGAGGCCGGACGCCACGACCTGGGGACGGCGGATACCGGCGTCGACCCGGAGTCCTCCGAGGACTGGGCGACGTCCCTGCAGGCACTGGCCGCGGCCCTCACGGACCGCAGGGACGCAGCAGCGCGCGAGAGCACCGAACTCGAGGAGCGGAGCGCGCTCGCGGACGAGGCGCTGGTGGCGCTCCGGCTGCGGCGGAGCCGCGCCGAAGCCCTCGTGGAGGTGCGGAAGCAGCAGCAGGACCACGACGGCCGCGCGGACGAGATCGCGCGGATGGTCGAGCTGGCGCGCCGCCACGACCAGGCGCAGGGGCTCGCTGCCCTGCTCCGCCTGGACGACGAGGGAGCCGCGACGGTCGACGGCGCCCGCGTCCGGTACGAGAAGGCCCTTCGCCGCCTGCAGGACAACACCGCATCCGCCGAGTACCTCGACGCCGGCCTCGACTCCCAGGACGAGGTGCCACGTGACGCGCTGAGCAGTGGCTGTGCGGCGTCCTCCTCCGCGCTGGGAGTCCTCCGTGCGGCGCTGCCCGATGAGCAGCGACTGCTCGACGTCCGGGCCGAGCTCGGTGCGCGTGCCATGGACGTCGCAGCCCTCGACGAACGGATCGAGCGCGCGGGCGAGACCATCAGCGTCCTGCAACGCCAGCGCATCGCCGATGCGGAGGGCCTGGTGTCCCTGCGTGAGGCAGCGGACGGCGTCGTGCACCTGCGCGCAGACCTCGCGGCAGCAGTCGCCGCGGAGGAGACGGTCAAGCAGTACCGTGCGTCCGAGAAGCGCCGTGCCGCAGCCGATGCCGCGCATGCTGCGGCGTCAGAGCGTTTCCTGGCGCTGAAGGAGGAGTGGCTCGCCAAGTTGCAGCTACGGCTGGAGCAGGCTGCCGAGGAGCTCGCCGAACAGCTGGTGGACGGCCAGCCGTGCCCGGTGTGCGGGAGCGCCGAGCATCCGGCCCCGATGACGTCTCCGGGTGGCGACCGGATCACCCTGGAGGAGGAACAGGCTGCGCGGCGGCTGCAGGCGGACGCCGAACGGGCGCTGGACGAGGCACGGGAGGTGCGGGACCGGGCGCGCCTCGAGGTTGCGGAACTCGCTGCCCGCGGTGGTGAGCTGGCTCCGGAGGAGGCAGCCGCGTCGACGCGGGCAGCTCGCGGCAGGCTGGAGGATGCCGAGGCAGCGCACGCGGAGTGCGTAGCCGTCGAGGAGCGCCTGCGCCGTGCCACCGAGGAGGAGGAGCGGACCCGCGCGGCGCGTGACTCCCTTCGCGAGGAACGTACCGCAGCCGAGTCGCGCCGGCTCTCGCTGCTGGACCAGGACCGCGTGCTCGCGCTGCGGCTCTCCGGACTGCAGGCGGCCGCGCCGTCGCTGGCAGCGCGCATCGAGGAGGTGCAGCGGGCCTACGACGACTTCGAGGCGGTCCGCGATGCCCTCGATGCCCTCGCCCAGGCAACGGCGCGCCAGGAGGACAACCGGCGGCGCGTCGAGGACGCGCTGCTCGACACCCCCTTCGCATCGGCGGACGAGGCACGCTCCGCCCTCCTCCCGGACGACCGCCATGCACGCATCGTGCAGGAGGTGAAGGACCATGAGGTCCGTGGACACCGCCTCGACGCCGCGTGGGACGACGACCGCATCCGGGAAGGCCTGCGTGAGGAGCAGGACGGCATCGAGCCGCCCTCCGACGAGGACGAACGCATCGCCGGCGCTGCCGCCGACGAGCTCCGGGGGCGCGCACAGCGGGCCTGTATCAGCGCCGAGGTGCTCGGACACTCGGTCGCACAGCTCGAGGGGTACGCGCTCCAACTCGCGCAGCTCGAGCAGGAGATCGCACCGGTGCGTGACCGGGCGCGGCTTGCCGCGGCCGTGGCGGACACAGCCCGCGGGGGAGGGGAGAACCTGTACAAGATGTCCCTGGCCACGTACGTCCTCGCCTCGCGCCTCGAGCAGGTGGCCGCTGCCGCCACCGAGCGGCTGCTGCAGATGTCCGACGGCCGGTATGCGCTGGTGCACAGCGACGCCACCGCGGGCAACAAGCGTTCGGGCCTCGGCCTGAACGTGATCGACGGGTGGACGGGAAACCGGAGGGACACCTCGACGCTGTCGGGCGGGGAGTCCTTCATGGCGTCCCTGGCGCTGGCCCTCGGACTCGCCGATGTGGTGCAGCAGGAAGCAGGCGGCCTCGACATCGAGACCCTCTTCGTCGACGAAGGGTTCGGGTCGCTGGACGACCAGGCGCTCGAGCAGGTCATGGACGCGCTCGAGAGCCTGCGCAGCGGCGGGCGCGTGGTGGGACTGGTCAGCCACGTACCCGAACTGAAGCAGCGCGTGAGTGCACAGCTCCAGGTCGTGAAGGGCCGCCAGGGTTCCAGCCTCCGCTATGTGGAGCAGCCCGCAAGCGTGTAA
- a CDS encoding exonuclease SbcCD subunit D — protein sequence MRILHTSDWHLGRSFHGTGTLDAQRIFLDNLEKTVREEAVDVVLVAGDVYDRALPAVDVVALFDEALDRLTVAGAHVVISSGNHDSATRLGFGGRILSRGGVHLRTRIEDIGTPVTLSLGEDAELAIYGVPYLEPRVVAEVLKADSSTHTAVTRAALDRIREDLDDRRADRRVVSIVLAHTFAAGGTGSDSERDLAIGGLGSVPLSLFEGFDYSALGHLHGRQKLSETVRYSGSPLAYSFSEVNQNKGAWLLEVTADGVREIRAVEWPAPRELAVLAGTLEDLLSRDDLDWATAAYCHITLTDSERPARAMERLRTRFPDTLVLVFAPEGGNREDTRTYSQRIAEARDDADICCGFLEHVRGRKASPEEHALVRSTVDAALSLAHER from the coding sequence ATGAGGATCCTCCACACCTCCGACTGGCATCTGGGACGTTCCTTCCACGGGACGGGCACCCTCGATGCCCAGCGGATCTTTCTCGACAACCTCGAGAAGACCGTGCGTGAGGAAGCCGTCGACGTCGTGCTGGTCGCCGGGGACGTCTACGACCGCGCGCTGCCCGCCGTCGACGTCGTCGCACTCTTCGACGAGGCGCTGGACCGGCTGACGGTCGCGGGTGCCCACGTGGTCATCAGCAGCGGGAACCACGACTCGGCGACCCGGCTCGGTTTCGGCGGACGCATCCTCTCCCGCGGCGGAGTCCACCTCAGGACGCGCATCGAGGACATCGGCACCCCGGTGACTTTGTCCCTCGGCGAGGATGCCGAGCTCGCGATCTACGGCGTGCCCTACCTCGAGCCACGCGTCGTCGCGGAGGTCCTGAAGGCGGACAGCAGCACGCACACGGCCGTGACGCGCGCCGCCCTCGACCGGATCCGCGAGGACCTCGACGACCGGCGGGCGGATCGGCGGGTCGTGTCGATCGTCCTGGCGCACACCTTCGCCGCCGGCGGGACCGGCTCGGACAGTGAGCGTGACCTCGCGATCGGCGGGCTGGGGTCCGTCCCGCTCTCCCTCTTCGAGGGGTTCGACTACAGCGCCCTCGGCCACCTGCACGGCAGGCAGAAGCTCTCGGAGACAGTGCGCTACTCCGGGTCGCCCCTCGCGTACTCGTTCTCCGAGGTGAACCAGAACAAGGGTGCCTGGCTCCTCGAGGTGACCGCGGACGGGGTGCGGGAGATCCGCGCCGTGGAGTGGCCGGCACCGCGCGAACTCGCCGTCCTCGCGGGGACGCTCGAGGACCTGCTGAGCCGCGATGACCTCGACTGGGCTACGGCGGCCTACTGCCACATCACCCTCACCGACAGCGAGCGCCCGGCACGCGCCATGGAGCGCCTGAGGACCCGGTTCCCCGACACCCTCGTGCTCGTCTTCGCACCGGAGGGCGGGAACCGGGAGGACACCCGGACGTACAGCCAGCGCATCGCCGAGGCCCGGGACGATGCCGACATCTGCTGCGGCTTCCTGGAACACGTCCGCGGGCGGAAGGCGTCACCCGAGGAGCATGCCCTCGTCCGGTCGACGGTCGATGCCGCCCTGAGCCTCGCCCACGAACGCTAG
- a CDS encoding NUDIX hydrolase gives MYSSANVSERQAQAPSLAISTVIFALRTDPGTGRSEIWLPLVRRIRQPHLGKWALPGGPLGGRESLQDAAARNLRETTKLEPTYLEQLYAFGGLDRSATQRLVSIVYWALVRPEQADLARESENVRWFRASDAAGLAFDHDEIVAYALERLRGKIEYGSVAYHFLGARFTLAQLRGVYEAVLGRHLDPANFRRQLRSARDIAATDEVLQGGRNRPPRLYTYTGPDQEAPSPGPAPRLPAEGQSAGPPS, from the coding sequence ATGTACAGCTCGGCCAACGTCTCGGAGCGCCAGGCGCAGGCACCGTCGCTCGCCATCTCCACGGTCATCTTCGCGCTCCGCACCGACCCCGGGACCGGGCGTTCCGAGATCTGGCTCCCACTGGTGCGGCGCATCCGGCAACCGCACCTCGGCAAGTGGGCACTGCCCGGAGGCCCGCTCGGCGGCCGGGAATCCCTCCAGGACGCAGCCGCCCGGAACCTGCGGGAGACCACGAAGCTCGAGCCGACCTACCTCGAGCAGCTCTACGCCTTCGGGGGGCTCGACCGATCAGCGACGCAGCGCCTCGTGTCGATCGTCTACTGGGCGCTCGTGCGGCCGGAACAGGCCGATCTCGCCCGCGAGTCCGAGAACGTGCGATGGTTCCGAGCCTCCGACGCCGCCGGCCTCGCCTTCGACCATGACGAGATCGTCGCCTACGCCCTCGAGCGGCTCCGCGGCAAGATCGAGTACGGCTCCGTGGCCTACCACTTCCTGGGTGCGCGGTTCACGCTCGCGCAGTTGCGGGGCGTCTACGAGGCGGTGCTCGGCAGGCACCTCGACCCGGCGAACTTCCGGCGCCAGCTCCGCTCAGCCAGGGACATCGCAGCGACCGACGAGGTGCTCCAGGGCGGACGCAACCGCCCGCCGCGCCTCTACACCTACACGGGTCCGGACCAGGAAGCGCCTTCCCCCGGCCCCGCACCCCGGCTCCCCGCCGAAGGGCAGTCCGCCGGTCCGCCGTCCTAG
- a CDS encoding MFS transporter: protein MYTNPVPAPPESSPSPNPHPARPERSRLGRFGVLPQLAGTSFLVIGLFARLPLAMLTVGALTLVTTASGSYAVGGFAAGAVGLGSALGAPLLGFLADKRGQRIVLLVSAILNTLAIAALLLVTLTSGHFTGGALALVLAACFGTGFTCPQIGPLARVRWMAMTRRSPRSALDTALSYEGTADELTFVLGPALVGLLAGLIAPWLPLVLAAALTLTLVSAFAVHRTVAFSDAGSTAPEAGTEQERDPASRAPRPVLVLLPVAGMIAIGTFFGSTQTFLTAFAGQFGIAESAGLLYAVMGLSSAGAALSVAYWSRRFRDMGRWMASAAGMAAAAAALVLPGSIPGMLAVLFVLGVFVGPTMVTIFSIGSAVAPGHRLGTVMTLLASGIVAGTAIGSALAGTLAEASGAPGAAVVPAAAAVVLLVLGAVSAVALKRSDRA from the coding sequence ATGTACACGAATCCCGTCCCGGCCCCGCCGGAATCCTCCCCGTCCCCGAATCCTCATCCCGCCCGCCCCGAGCGGTCCCGGCTCGGCAGGTTCGGGGTCCTCCCGCAGCTCGCGGGCACCTCCTTCCTGGTCATCGGCCTCTTCGCGCGGCTTCCGCTCGCGATGCTCACCGTCGGAGCCCTGACGCTCGTCACCACAGCGAGCGGTTCCTACGCCGTCGGCGGTTTCGCGGCCGGAGCGGTCGGCCTCGGCTCTGCGCTCGGTGCGCCGCTGCTCGGCTTCCTCGCCGACAAGCGCGGGCAGCGGATCGTGCTGCTCGTATCGGCGATCCTCAACACCCTCGCCATCGCCGCTCTCCTGCTGGTGACGCTGACGAGCGGACACTTCACCGGCGGTGCCCTCGCCCTCGTCCTCGCGGCTTGCTTCGGCACGGGGTTCACCTGCCCGCAGATCGGTCCACTGGCTCGGGTGCGCTGGATGGCGATGACCCGCCGCAGCCCGCGGTCCGCCCTGGACACGGCCCTCTCGTACGAGGGCACGGCCGACGAGCTGACCTTCGTCCTCGGCCCCGCACTCGTCGGCCTGCTGGCCGGCCTGATCGCCCCCTGGCTGCCGCTGGTCCTGGCCGCGGCGCTGACCCTCACCCTCGTCAGCGCATTCGCCGTCCACAGGACCGTCGCCTTCAGCGATGCGGGATCGACAGCGCCCGAGGCCGGGACCGAGCAGGAGCGCGACCCGGCGTCGCGGGCCCCCCGTCCGGTCCTGGTCCTGCTGCCCGTGGCGGGGATGATCGCCATCGGAACGTTCTTCGGCTCCACCCAGACCTTCCTCACGGCCTTCGCGGGACAGTTCGGCATCGCCGAATCCGCGGGCCTGCTCTACGCGGTCATGGGGCTGAGCTCGGCAGGTGCAGCCCTGTCGGTCGCCTACTGGTCCCGGCGCTTCCGGGACATGGGCCGGTGGATGGCCTCCGCCGCGGGAATGGCAGCGGCCGCCGCGGCGCTGGTCCTGCCCGGTTCGATCCCCGGCATGCTGGCCGTGCTGTTCGTCCTCGGGGTCTTCGTCGGCCCCACGATGGTCACCATCTTCTCGATCGGGTCCGCAGTCGCTCCCGGGCACCGGCTGGGCACGGTCATGACGCTCCTCGCGAGCGGGATCGTCGCCGGGACGGCCATCGGTTCGGCTCTTGCCGGCACGCTCGCCGAGGCCTCCGGTGCACCGGGGGCCGCGGTGGTTCCCGCTGCGGCGGCCGTCGTCCTGCTCGTCCTCGGAGCGGTGTCCGCCGTCGCCCTCAAGCGCAGCGACAGGGCCTGA
- a CDS encoding alpha/beta fold hydrolase: protein MDHHAVHPVEGVDPRLAITRSDPDSPRPLPPILLLHGFGSSSRRNWMDSGWVRFLNDAGRSVIMVDLPAHGDSAAPEDAGAYVPSRMRADILQALFDERVFPLRDGDPTSGVDIIGYSLGSRLAWEFAATQPEIVRRMVLGGPGTADPLAGFDLEGAERFLAGGPASGDPTTMDLLRMAQAGPETNLPALLAMVSAIKTEPFDPQGAVPRMPLLLVAGDQDEYTQGIRDLAAWAPGAEIATLPGRTHANAVTSRIFKEAALAFLA from the coding sequence ATGGACCACCACGCCGTACATCCGGTCGAGGGCGTCGATCCCCGCCTTGCCATCACGCGCAGCGACCCGGACTCGCCCCGTCCCCTGCCACCGATCCTGCTGCTGCACGGCTTCGGCTCCTCGTCACGCCGGAACTGGATGGACTCGGGCTGGGTCCGATTCCTCAACGACGCGGGCCGGAGCGTGATCATGGTGGACCTCCCGGCCCACGGAGACAGCGCGGCACCCGAGGACGCGGGCGCCTACGTACCGAGCCGCATGCGGGCGGACATCCTCCAGGCACTGTTCGACGAGCGGGTCTTTCCTCTCCGCGATGGCGACCCGACCTCCGGCGTCGACATCATCGGCTACTCCCTCGGGTCGCGCCTGGCCTGGGAGTTCGCTGCCACCCAGCCCGAGATCGTGCGCCGGATGGTGCTCGGGGGGCCGGGCACGGCCGATCCCCTTGCCGGCTTCGACCTGGAGGGCGCCGAGCGCTTCCTCGCCGGCGGCCCTGCCTCGGGTGACCCGACCACCATGGACCTGCTGCGCATGGCGCAGGCCGGCCCGGAGACGAACCTTCCGGCGCTCCTCGCGATGGTCTCGGCCATCAAGACGGAGCCTTTCGACCCGCAGGGCGCCGTACCCAGGATGCCGCTGCTGCTCGTCGCCGGAGACCAGGACGAGTACACGCAGGGCATCCGGGACCTCGCGGCCTGGGCTCCCGGCGCCGAGATCGCGACCCTGCCGGGCAGGACCCACGCGAACGCGGTGACGTCCCGGATCTTCAAGGAGGCGGCGCTCGCGTTCCTCGCCTGA
- a CDS encoding aquaporin: MTPTTTAGATADTASTTTYDDAVRAPGLAARSIAEGAGSFLVILAGLGATMLATETALQPTLVFGFAVIAAMIAFGYVSGGHFNPAITVGSAVAGRTDWKLVAPYVVAQVLGAVAASGLIWLVLSANAQLTNIQGFFSSASNGFGEHSAAQFPLTSAFLLEVVASALLVAVFLGAGSPRARRDLAPFAVGLTYAGLLSFLLPVTNGGINPVRAAASAIFAETWALEQLWLFWAAPIVGALIAGLIFRSVDTRRPVRASAQVLEAETPASAGATAQDTAQDNGQQTAQETGQQTGQGTARETAHQTAVPQDAPQDGPATAAEQPSGDAAAFFDKPASQGREASSDAPGTSGPVR; encoded by the coding sequence ATGACCCCCACCACGACGGCCGGAGCGACGGCAGACACCGCTTCCACGACCACGTACGACGACGCGGTGCGTGCCCCCGGGCTCGCGGCACGCTCGATCGCCGAGGGGGCCGGCTCGTTCCTCGTCATCCTCGCCGGGCTCGGCGCAACGATGCTGGCCACGGAGACGGCACTGCAGCCCACGCTCGTCTTCGGCTTCGCCGTCATCGCCGCGATGATCGCCTTCGGCTACGTCTCCGGAGGCCATTTCAACCCGGCCATCACCGTCGGCTCCGCCGTCGCCGGACGCACCGACTGGAAATTGGTGGCCCCGTACGTGGTGGCGCAGGTACTCGGAGCCGTCGCCGCCTCGGGACTGATCTGGCTGGTACTCAGCGCCAATGCCCAGCTCACCAACATCCAGGGGTTCTTCAGTTCGGCCTCCAACGGTTTCGGTGAGCACTCCGCCGCGCAGTTCCCCCTGACCAGTGCCTTCCTGCTCGAGGTCGTCGCGTCGGCACTGCTCGTCGCGGTGTTCCTCGGGGCGGGCTCGCCCCGTGCGAGGCGCGACCTCGCACCGTTCGCCGTCGGCCTGACCTACGCCGGCCTGCTCTCCTTCCTCCTGCCCGTCACCAACGGCGGCATCAATCCCGTCCGGGCCGCGGCCTCGGCGATCTTCGCGGAGACCTGGGCCCTCGAGCAGCTGTGGCTGTTCTGGGCCGCGCCGATCGTCGGAGCGCTGATCGCGGGACTGATCTTCCGCAGCGTCGATACCCGGCGCCCCGTGCGCGCCTCGGCGCAGGTCCTCGAGGCGGAGACTCCCGCCTCCGCCGGCGCAACCGCGCAGGACACCGCGCAGGACAACGGGCAGCAGACCGCCCAGGAGACCGGGCAGCAGACCGGGCAGGGCACCGCGCGGGAGACCGCGCATCAGACCGCGGTGCCCCAGGACGCGCCGCAGGACGGGCCGGCGACCGCGGCCGAGCAGCCTTCGGGCGATGCCGCGGCGTTCTTCGACAAGCCGGCATCGCAGGGGCGCGAAGCATCGTCCGATGCTCCCGGAACGTCCGGACCGGTGCGCTAG
- a CDS encoding ADP-ribosylglycohydrolase family protein, whose translation MTTDSSTDSTDDSPTDPSTGSGTGDTPADVYEDRVLGCLLGTMAGDAYGVLHAAGDDPAAALDDPGAMAVSAATQLTLYTVDGLVEALEWANDGVAADETACLWLAYLRWLVRQGEHLPPAAPAPPARWLDRQDDLLAVHDADADTVRALLTGAMGTQARPLNPEAQGPGALMRSAPFGLVPRIPAGMVERLTVDAAALTHGSPAAKGTAALFSGIIRSLAIEGRDLDEAVRAVRGEENHLAREAGHDAAAGVAAGGAVPPQAAGGTLAGGTTAGGTPAGGTTAGGTPAGGTAAGGTTAAGTFEAALQAVRETAGSSPGEHLAGALAHAAAAGRPDASPVIAASLAGGIVGALHGTTALPPAYLTAPGVAEVVRTMARTLLAATTGS comes from the coding sequence GTGACGACTGACAGCAGCACAGACTCCACCGACGACTCCCCCACCGACCCCAGCACCGGCTCCGGCACCGGGGACACTCCGGCGGACGTGTACGAGGACCGGGTCCTCGGCTGCCTCCTCGGCACGATGGCGGGTGACGCGTACGGCGTGCTCCATGCCGCGGGAGACGATCCGGCCGCGGCCCTGGACGACCCCGGAGCGATGGCCGTGTCCGCCGCGACCCAGCTCACCCTGTACACCGTCGACGGCCTCGTCGAGGCACTCGAGTGGGCGAACGACGGGGTCGCCGCCGACGAGACGGCGTGCCTGTGGCTCGCTTACCTCCGCTGGCTCGTGCGGCAGGGCGAGCACCTTCCGCCCGCCGCACCCGCGCCGCCGGCGAGGTGGCTGGATCGGCAGGACGACCTCCTGGCCGTGCACGACGCCGACGCCGACACCGTGCGCGCCCTTCTCACCGGCGCGATGGGAACGCAGGCCCGGCCGCTGAATCCCGAGGCCCAGGGACCCGGGGCGCTGATGCGATCGGCCCCGTTCGGTCTGGTCCCCCGCATCCCGGCGGGCATGGTCGAGCGCCTGACCGTCGATGCCGCTGCTCTGACGCACGGTTCCCCCGCCGCAAAGGGCACGGCAGCACTGTTCAGCGGCATCATCCGCTCCCTCGCCATCGAGGGCCGCGACCTCGACGAGGCCGTTCGCGCCGTGCGCGGGGAGGAGAACCACCTGGCCAGGGAGGCGGGGCACGATGCCGCTGCCGGCGTCGCGGCCGGAGGCGCGGTGCCTCCGCAGGCTGCCGGCGGAACGCTTGCCGGTGGAACGACGGCTGGGGGAACGCCAGCCGGTGGAACGACGGCTGGGGGAACGCCAGCCGGTGGAACGGCGGCCGGGGGGACGACGGCGGCGGGAACCTTCGAGGCGGCCCTGCAGGCCGTCCGCGAGACCGCGGGATCGTCCCCCGGGGAGCACCTGGCGGGAGCGCTGGCCCATGCCGCCGCCGCCGGCCGGCCCGATGCGTCTCCCGTCATCGCCGCCTCGCTCGCGGGAGGCATCGTCGGTGCGCTCCATGGCACCACGGCCCTTCCGCCCGCCTACCTGACCGCACCCGGGGTGGCCGAGGTCGTGCGCACCATGGCGCGCACTCTGCTCGCCGCGACCACGGGCTCCTGA